In Pseudomonas sp. MM213, a genomic segment contains:
- a CDS encoding TadE/TadG family type IV pilus assembly protein, translated as MRLHAFKHPKRQQGLAMVEFTLVLPVLLLLLLSLGEIGRMLYQYNVLLQASRDADRFVANHAWDSTLGAVSLSNALQTQTKNVAVYGVPANTGTAVLSGLTPDNVVVAAVGTDHVRVTITYTFCPVIGSGNCAGSIPGFFGNQIALNIPLVATTVMRAL; from the coding sequence ATGAGACTTCACGCGTTTAAACATCCGAAGCGCCAGCAAGGCCTGGCCATGGTGGAATTCACCCTCGTCCTGCCGGTGTTGTTGCTGCTGTTACTGAGCCTCGGTGAGATCGGCCGCATGCTCTATCAGTACAACGTATTGCTGCAGGCCAGCCGTGATGCCGACCGTTTTGTCGCAAACCACGCCTGGGACTCGACGCTGGGTGCGGTCTCTCTGAGCAATGCGCTGCAGACCCAGACGAAAAACGTTGCGGTGTATGGCGTGCCTGCCAACACCGGCACCGCTGTGTTGTCCGGGTTGACGCCTGACAACGTGGTCGTCGCCGCGGTGGGCACCGACCATGTGCGAGTCACCATCACCTATACGTTCTGCCCGGTGATTGGCAGTGGCAATTGTGCCGGCTCGATTCCGGGTTTTTTTGGCAATCAGATTGCGCTGAACATTCCCCTGGTTGCCACTACCGTGATGAGGGCACTGTGA
- a CDS encoding AAA family ATPase: MHIIVDSDAYPSARGAVQRLAPQPCTIRETGLTDSFLGELVCKHLYDAGVLDMPRLVERLALTGAVLDEVLAFLRKDGRVEVLGQLGSQTTSGQMLRYGLTERGRSAARDALSRSGYIGAAPFPVDTYRSLIKLQTIHHGRINANDMRNAFAGVVLTDSMLDQLGVAMNSGRAIMIYGPAGTGKTYISRRLIRLFTEAIWVPHAIVINESVIEIYDPQVHQRFEDNVQQNNLMLSEGIDRRLLRCKRPIVVTGGELSMEQLDVRYDTNTRQYQASLQLKASNGLFIIDDMGRQRMAPAELLNRWIVPMEEKCDFLNLGGGRHCELPFDLILVFSTNLNPLELADEAFLRRIGYKLQFGYLKPEEYEKIWRQESERLGVPYDQLLVRYVLQRLYASEGMPLVPCHPRDLLSMALDRQRYMGGSGPLSPQELEWAWHNYFVQLDFL; the protein is encoded by the coding sequence ATGCACATCATTGTCGATAGTGATGCCTACCCCAGCGCTCGGGGCGCGGTGCAACGACTGGCTCCCCAGCCGTGCACAATCCGCGAAACTGGACTGACAGACAGTTTCCTCGGTGAGTTGGTATGCAAGCACTTGTATGACGCTGGCGTGCTGGACATGCCGCGGCTGGTGGAGCGCCTGGCGCTGACCGGCGCCGTACTTGATGAAGTCCTGGCGTTTCTGCGCAAGGACGGTCGTGTCGAAGTGCTTGGCCAGTTGGGGTCGCAAACGACAAGTGGGCAAATGCTGCGTTATGGCCTGACCGAACGCGGTCGCAGCGCCGCCCGCGATGCCTTGTCCCGCAGTGGCTATATCGGTGCGGCACCCTTCCCGGTGGACACCTACCGGTCCCTGATCAAACTGCAAACCATTCACCATGGTCGCATCAACGCCAACGATATGCGCAATGCCTTTGCTGGCGTAGTGCTTACCGACAGCATGCTCGATCAGTTAGGTGTGGCGATGAACTCCGGGCGCGCCATTATGATTTATGGCCCCGCGGGTACTGGCAAGACCTACATCAGCCGTCGGTTGATCCGTCTGTTCACCGAGGCCATCTGGGTACCTCATGCCATCGTCATCAACGAGTCCGTGATCGAGATCTATGACCCGCAAGTGCATCAGCGGTTCGAAGATAACGTTCAACAGAACAATCTGATGCTCAGCGAAGGGATCGACCGTCGATTGCTGCGCTGCAAACGCCCGATCGTCGTCACTGGCGGTGAGTTGAGCATGGAGCAACTGGACGTTCGCTATGACACTAACACCCGTCAATACCAGGCTTCTTTGCAGCTCAAGGCCAGCAATGGCCTGTTCATCATCGATGACATGGGGCGTCAGCGCATGGCACCCGCCGAGCTGTTGAATCGCTGGATCGTCCCGATGGAAGAGAAGTGCGATTTCCTCAACCTGGGCGGCGGTCGGCATTGCGAGCTGCCGTTCGATCTGATTCTGGTGTTTTCCACCAACCTCAATCCCCTGGAGTTGGCCGATGAGGCCTTTCTTCGCCGGATTGGCTACAAGCTGCAATTCGGTTATCTGAAGCCTGAGGAGTACGAAAAGATCTGGCGTCAGGAAAGCGAGCGTCTGGGCGTGCCTTATGACCAGTTGCTGGTGCGTTATGTGCTGCAAAGGCTTTATGCAAGTGAAGGCATGCCTCTGGTGCCTTGCCATCCCCGCGATCTCCTGAGCATGGCGCTCGATCGTCAACGTTACATGGGCGGTTCCGGACCACTGTCACCGCAAGAGTTGGAATGGGCCTGGCACAACTACTTCGTCCAGCTCGACTTTCTTTGA
- the cpaB gene encoding Flp pilus assembly protein CpaB: protein MSSRTLSLIGVSLVMGLGAAWMADSWLSARLNASPDDHLRSVVVATVEIPFGQMVEAQQVTTVRMPMDTIPEDAFDLSEKAVGKIATFDILKGDIVRGARLSEHLGGSTLASLIATDKRAISVRVDDVVGVGGFLLPGNRVDVLATKTTSAGSNSAVSRTILENLRVLAVDQTAGTDKTQPVVVRAVTLEMTTAEAETLVTAQTEGKLQLTLRNPLNSEKKIAAVAPVAPVAPVMTVATATVPKRVVQRSGGESGGAVTVIRGVETKVVNIR from the coding sequence ATGAGCTCTCGTACTCTTTCCCTGATAGGCGTTTCCCTGGTCATGGGCCTTGGTGCTGCATGGATGGCCGACTCCTGGCTGAGCGCCCGGCTCAATGCCAGCCCGGATGATCACCTTCGAAGCGTAGTGGTCGCCACAGTAGAGATTCCATTCGGGCAGATGGTCGAGGCTCAGCAGGTCACGACCGTACGCATGCCCATGGATACGATCCCGGAAGACGCCTTCGACTTGAGCGAAAAGGCTGTGGGCAAGATCGCAACGTTCGACATTCTGAAGGGCGACATTGTGCGCGGTGCGCGTCTGAGTGAGCACTTGGGTGGCAGCACCCTGGCTTCGCTGATTGCGACAGACAAGCGTGCCATCTCGGTACGGGTGGACGATGTGGTCGGTGTGGGCGGGTTCCTGTTGCCGGGTAACCGGGTCGATGTACTCGCGACCAAAACCACCAGTGCCGGCAGCAATAGCGCCGTGTCCAGGACCATCCTCGAGAACTTGCGGGTATTGGCGGTGGACCAGACGGCAGGTACCGACAAGACCCAACCGGTGGTGGTGCGTGCAGTGACGCTGGAAATGACGACCGCAGAGGCTGAAACCCTGGTCACGGCGCAAACGGAAGGGAAACTGCAATTGACCTTGCGCAATCCGCTGAACTCCGAGAAAAAAATCGCGGCCGTTGCACCTGTTGCGCCTGTCGCACCGGTCATGACGGTGGCCACCGCCACGGTGCCAAAACGCGTGGTGCAACGCAGCGGCGGCGAAAGTGGTGGGGCTGTCACCGTCATCCGCGGGGTCGAAACCAAAGTAGTCAACATTCGCTGA
- a CDS encoding A24 family peptidase has protein sequence MSMELLVMTVLLLGLLGVAVVSDLRRHRIPNMLVLLGLALGLGGQMYLGGVSGLGDSLLGILVCFALFLPMYALGGMAAGDVKLMAMVGSFLPFHFALWAALFSLIAGGVCGFLIVLYRGQLLQTLGRYWLILKAQAYLAPTSDEVASKPFPYSIAILIGTLISVYWQLVAGGFGG, from the coding sequence ATGTCCATGGAATTGTTGGTAATGACTGTTTTACTGCTAGGACTATTGGGCGTGGCGGTGGTGAGCGATCTGCGTCGCCACCGCATTCCCAACATGCTGGTCCTGTTGGGCCTTGCCCTGGGACTGGGCGGTCAAATGTATTTAGGTGGCGTCAGCGGGTTGGGTGACAGCCTGTTGGGCATCCTGGTCTGTTTTGCACTGTTTCTGCCGATGTACGCCTTGGGTGGCATGGCCGCCGGCGACGTCAAGTTAATGGCCATGGTCGGCAGCTTTTTACCCTTCCATTTTGCATTGTGGGCTGCCTTGTTCAGCCTGATAGCCGGTGGCGTGTGCGGTTTTTTGATTGTGCTGTATCGCGGCCAGCTGCTTCAGACCCTGGGACGTTATTGGTTGATTCTGAAGGCGCAGGCCTATCTGGCGCCAACTTCAGATGAAGTAGCCAGCAAGCCTTTCCCTTATTCGATTGCAATATTGATAGGCACTTTAATCAGCGTCTACTGGCAACTGGTTGCCGGTGGATTCGGAGGCTAG
- a CDS encoding Flp family type IVb pilin — protein sequence MNLLTIRTSITKFAKDEDGLTIVEYAVAGGLVTVAVAAMFILLGAEVNTRITALCAAVKGAAC from the coding sequence ATGAACCTGCTAACAATCAGAACTTCAATCACAAAGTTCGCCAAAGATGAAGATGGCCTGACAATTGTGGAATACGCCGTGGCCGGTGGATTAGTGACGGTAGCGGTTGCCGCAATGTTTATTCTTTTGGGTGCCGAGGTGAACACCAGGATTACAGCACTTTGCGCAGCGGTCAAAGGTGCTGCCTGCTAA
- a CDS encoding TadE/TadG family type IV pilus assembly protein: MMNRRIQQPFTATPRRQKGSVSVLMVIALAMIGMVAALALDGGHMMLNKTRLQNAVDAAALSGAKTLSQVEGGVNIASTTRTAALNTLTQNANATGNTELATAVGGNAATFAVVELASSVYGPFSYPGPANAKYVRVSVPSYNLTGFFWNFAQVFGSGGLGAKAVAAIATAGPSPTSPCDLAPLMVCGDPTQYNPGAGVFWGFQFGDLQVLKTAAGNSSPIGPGNFQLLDFGSGGSTVREDLAGGGKVCRTVGDNVQTAPGNKVGPTSQGLNTRFGIYNGPVSASDYPPDMVTESSNPAITYDDSVTPAQAKYKGKTVTSSNGNLTAGGDAIFDYNDWRTSVAGCVAGSGSGCESHGVFERRMMKIVVGNCTGKQGGSTSIPVLGFGCYYVVQPMDGGGGDAQIFGQFVKECEGDNVAGPTPSTDSGPQIIQLYKTYLNGSGTPSTDS; encoded by the coding sequence ATGATGAATCGTCGTATTCAGCAGCCGTTCACTGCGACGCCAAGGCGCCAGAAAGGATCGGTGAGTGTATTGATGGTGATCGCGTTGGCGATGATTGGCATGGTGGCCGCACTGGCTTTGGACGGCGGGCACATGATGCTGAACAAAACGCGCTTGCAGAATGCGGTGGACGCCGCGGCCCTGAGTGGTGCCAAAACCCTGAGTCAGGTGGAAGGTGGAGTCAATATTGCCAGTACGACGCGCACTGCCGCACTCAATACGCTGACGCAAAATGCGAATGCCACGGGCAACACAGAATTGGCAACGGCAGTTGGTGGCAACGCAGCCACATTCGCGGTGGTGGAACTGGCAAGCAGTGTCTATGGGCCGTTCTCCTATCCCGGGCCAGCGAATGCCAAATACGTTCGGGTATCGGTACCGAGCTATAACCTGACCGGTTTTTTCTGGAACTTCGCCCAGGTATTCGGTTCTGGCGGTCTGGGGGCCAAAGCGGTGGCGGCAATCGCCACTGCCGGACCCAGCCCTACCAGTCCTTGTGATCTCGCACCTTTGATGGTCTGTGGCGACCCGACTCAATACAACCCTGGCGCCGGCGTGTTCTGGGGCTTCCAGTTTGGTGATTTGCAGGTATTGAAGACGGCTGCCGGCAATTCGTCGCCCATTGGTCCAGGCAATTTTCAGTTGCTCGATTTTGGTTCGGGCGGCAGTACGGTCAGGGAGGATCTGGCCGGAGGTGGCAAGGTCTGCCGCACTGTGGGGGACAACGTCCAGACCGCACCTGGCAACAAGGTCGGCCCTACCTCCCAAGGCTTGAACACACGCTTCGGCATCTACAACGGCCCGGTCAGTGCCTCGGACTATCCGCCGGACATGGTGACCGAGTCCAGCAACCCCGCGATCACTTACGACGACTCGGTCACACCGGCACAGGCGAAGTACAAAGGGAAAACCGTCACCTCGAGCAACGGCAATCTCACGGCGGGCGGCGACGCGATATTTGACTACAACGACTGGCGCACGAGCGTTGCCGGGTGTGTGGCAGGGTCTGGCAGTGGTTGTGAGAGCCATGGCGTGTTCGAGCGCCGGATGATGAAAATTGTGGTGGGCAACTGCACTGGCAAACAAGGCGGTTCAACCTCGATCCCTGTCCTCGGTTTTGGCTGCTATTACGTGGTGCAACCAATGGATGGCGGTGGCGGGGACGCTCAGATCTTCGGGCAGTTCGTGAAGGAGTGCGAAGGCGACAACGTGGCCGGCCCTACGCCGTCAACCGATTCCGGCCCACAGATCATTCAGCTCTACAAAACCTATCTCAACGGCAGCGGTACTCCGAGCACTGACTCATAG
- a CDS encoding TadE family protein, which produces MNRKHMRGIYTVEFAFVGLLVFTLLFGVLEMGRLYFTVNALDEAARRGARLAAVCNISDPVVLRRAIFNAATDAGTSQLISNLATTNLTLTYLDANGALVANPADLVSANGFRAIRYVQLSLQNFVFNLFIPGFGVPITLPAFRATLPRESLGRHSDSGEITPC; this is translated from the coding sequence ATGAATAGAAAACACATGCGCGGAATCTATACGGTGGAGTTCGCCTTCGTTGGTCTGCTGGTGTTCACGCTGTTGTTCGGCGTGTTGGAAATGGGCCGCCTGTACTTCACGGTCAACGCACTGGATGAGGCCGCGCGCCGTGGTGCGCGCCTGGCAGCCGTCTGCAATATCAGCGATCCGGTGGTGTTGCGGCGGGCAATCTTCAATGCTGCGACCGACGCAGGTACGAGCCAGCTGATCAGCAATCTGGCCACCACTAATCTGACGTTGACCTACCTGGACGCAAATGGCGCCCTGGTGGCCAACCCAGCTGACCTGGTCAGCGCAAACGGCTTTCGTGCCATCCGCTATGTCCAGTTGAGTCTGCAAAACTTCGTTTTCAATCTGTTTATTCCCGGGTTCGGCGTGCCCATTACCTTGCCTGCATTCAGGGCAACGTTGCCACGCGAAAGTCTCGGGCGTCACTCTGATTCCGGGGAGATCACACCATGCTGA
- a CDS encoding Flp family type IVb pilin, with protein MDMQTIRTSITKFAKDEDGLTIVEYAVAGGLITVAVAAMFILLGGAVNTRITALCAAVKGAAC; from the coding sequence ATGGATATGCAAACAATCAGAACTTCAATCACCAAGTTCGCCAAAGATGAAGATGGCCTGACCATTGTGGAGTACGCGGTAGCCGGTGGCTTAATTACGGTAGCTGTTGCCGCAATGTTTATTCTTTTGGGTGGCGCCGTGAACACCAGGATCACAGCACTGTGCGCTGCGGTCAAAGGTGCCGCCTGCTGA